From the Myripristis murdjan chromosome 14, fMyrMur1.1, whole genome shotgun sequence genome, one window contains:
- the fhdc3 gene encoding FH2 domain containing 3, with amino-acid sequence MPMEGTLVLQPACPRTPPAVPQDSCPPPNAQTNISDHQASSIIPPSTCTALHPPAPTQLPPPPPPPPPPPPPPPPPPPPPPFASQNIKRRSMKKVNWDAIPSQCILGKWNVWTSQRPQKDLVLDIRSMEELFSHVETRLPQHRAKFLGPKRVEGMTPFPQEAQVSILDSKKSMNVGIFLKHFKRPVTEMVEDIRQGNWHRFGAGKLKELCKLLPDDSEVRQLLQFRGNFSLLPEADRFMVQLVKVPGYEERLKMMVLREEFFPLMDEVKNSVAVLTKAANELLDCDDLHSIIRLVLKAGNYMNAGGYSGNAIGFRMTSLLKLADTKANKPGMNLMHYVAKQAEDIDAELLTFANQLEHIGTASRICKEEVTSDFKREVKKIKEVKLYASRQPDLLQQMETFLLRAEAKLADVESSFQELHSLSHAVAEYFCEDPATFKLEECCSIFHSFCKKFHVAVQDNREREAAELRRKRQGSLRVSVKRRSTSTCQESQPDLDSSSLESILHSFLSTGSGSLSRCRRGMLPVIEGSPAELSSQTDPSIDESDAGSESRQERSPEKKQPKLQEGEEQVSSLENKEEAEKMREVTRKVLRYQNSHGNLVGDKVSGTPQRPERDEVTPSTPSTPRPRTRDFVLGSNGKLGSPWTILSPLTCPRGNRLLQNRHSPLHRLSSLSSGDDPDDGVWQLYSTPSHSTPTTTSPPALDPSCPRMVLQENDGGGGDHLTQSSLTPLSGGSASLPECPSQRAPSQGPLLRSLSLDETRRCPPATFWLGDLFQRGISQRTRSYSSGTKTEMTEEGAGVSSRFEAKAGKHFERHVNSSGLMSFLKRIGSRIKPTDVEEQYFRGSDT; translated from the exons ATGCCGATGGAGGGCACACTGGTTTTACAACCTGCTTGTCCTCGCACTCCTCCTGCTGTTCCTCAGGATTCTTGTCCTCCTCCAAATGCTCAGACGAACATTTCAGACCATCAAGCTTCTTCTATTATCCCCCCCTCCACTTGCACGGCCCTTCATCCCCCAGCTCCCACACAGCtgccacctcctccaccaccacctcctcctcctcctcctcctcctcctcctcccccaccgcCACCTCCTTTTGCTTCTCAAAATATCAAGCGGCGTTCCATGAAAAAGGTGAACTGGGATGCCATTCCCAGCCAGTGCATCCTTGGGAAATGGAACGTCTGGACGTCGCAGCGGCCGCAGAAGGACCTCGTTCTGGACATTCGGAGCATGGAGGAGCTATTCAGTCATGTGGAGACACGACTGCCTCAACACAGGGCCAAGTTTCTGGGTCCTAAAAGGGTCGAAGGCATGACCCCCTTTCCCCAGGAGGCACAG GTCTCAATTCTCGACTCCAAAAAGAGTATGAATGTTGGGATCTTCCTGAAACATTTCAAGAG GCCAGTGACAGAAATGGTAGAGGACATTCGGCAGGGGAATTGGCATAGATTTGGAGCAGGAAAACTCAAAGAGCTGTGTAAACTGCTGCCAGATGACAGTGAG GTGAGGCAGCTGCTGCAATTCAGAGGGAACTTCTCGCTGTTACCGGAGGCTGATCGTTTCATGGTGCAGCTGGTCAAAGTGCCAGG CTACGAGGAGCGCCTGAAGATGATGGTGCTGAGGGAGGAATTCTTTCCTCTTATGGATGAGGTGAAGAACTCTGTTGCTGTCCTGACTAAAGCAGCAAATg aGCTGTTGGACTGTGACGACCTGCACTCAATTATTCGGCTCGTCTTGAAAGCTGGGAACTATATGAATGCT GGTGGGTACAGTGGCAATGCAATTGGCTTCAGGATGACCTCTCTGCTTAAGTTGGCTGACACCAAGGCCAACAAGCCTGGCATGAACCTCATGCACTATGTTGCCAAG CAAGCAGAGGACATTGATGCTGAGCTGCTGACATTTGCAAACCAGCTTGAACACATTGGGACGGCATCAAG AATTTGTAAAGAGGAGGTAACATCAGACTTCAAAAGAGAAGTGAAGAAGATCAAGGAGGTTAAACTGTATGCCAGTAGACAACCTGATTTACTTCAACAGATGGAGACCTTTCTCTTG AGAGCTGAAGCCAAGCTGGCTGATGTGGAGTCCTCTTTTCAGGAGCTTCACTCTCTGAGCCATGCTGTGGCTGAGTACTTCTGTGAAGACCCAGCTACCTTCAAACTGGAGGAGTGCTGCTCCATCTTCCATTCTTTTTGCAAGAAGTTTCATGTAGCTGTACAG GAcaacagagagcgagaggcagCAGAGCTGAGGCGCAAGAGACAGGGGAGCTTGCGTGTTTCGGTCAAACGCCGCTCCACGTCAACTTGCCAGGAATCTCAGCCAGATCTGGATAGCTCCAGCTTGGAGTCAATCCTCCATAGCTTTCTTTCCACCGGTTCAGGAAGTCTGTCCAGATGTCGGAGGGGCATGCTGCCTGTAATTGAAGGATCGCCAGCTGAGCTCAGTTCCCAGACAGACCCATCGATAGATGAATCAGATGCTGGCTCAGAGAGTAGACAGGAGAGAAGCCCAGAGAAGAAGCAACCCAAGCTGCAGGAGGGGGAAGAGCAGGTGTCCAGCCttgaaaacaaggaggaggCTGAGAAGATGCGTGAGGTGACTCGAAAGGTGCTTCGTTACCAAAACAGCCATGGTAACCTTGTTGGGGACAAGGTGTCAGGCACCCCTCAGCGGCCAGAGAGAGATGAGGTCACCCCAAGTACCCCAAGTACTCCTCGCCCTAGAACCAGGGACTTTGTCCTTGGCAGCAATGGCAAACTGGGTTCTCCATGGACTATTCTGAGCCCTCTCACCTGCCCCCGTGGGAACCGCCTCCTACAAAACAGGCACTCCCCCCTTCACAGACTGTCTTCCTTATCTAGTGGAGATGACCCTGATGATGGAGTCTGGCAGCTCTACTCCACACCATCCCACTccactcccaccaccaccagtccACCTGCCCTTGACCCCAGTTGTCCTCGCATGGTCCTGCAAGAgaatgatggaggaggaggcgatCATCTAACCCAATCCAGTTTAACACCTTTGTCTGGGGGGTCTGCGTCTCTTCCTGAGTGTCCCAGTCAGAGAGCTCCATCCCAGGGGCCGCTCCTCAGGTCACTCTCTTTAGATGAAACCAGACGATGTCCACCAGCTACCTTCTGGCTTGGGGACTTGTTTCAGAGAGGCATTTCTCAAAGGACAAGATCATACTCCTCGggcacaaagacagaaatgacaGAAGAAGGAGCTGGAGTTTCTTCAAGGTTTGAAgcgaaggcagggaaacacttTGAGAGGCATGTAAACTCCTCTGGGTTGATGTCATTCCTCAAACGAATTGGAAGCAGAATTAAACCCACAGATGTGGAAGAGCAGTACTTCAGGGGATCTGATACTTGA